The proteins below come from a single Bacteroidales bacterium WCE2004 genomic window:
- a CDS encoding Carbohydrate binding module (family 6), which translates to MNRVILLRCLLLLVPLCCTAQNPVIRTSFTPDPAPFVHGDKLYLAVDHDEDDATYFKMKDWQLYSTEDMANWTYLGTPVSTATFPWAFQGDRAWASQLVERGGKWYWYVCLTEAATRADALAVAVADDPQGPYVDALGGPLATGFAFIDPTVFVDDDGSAWLFWGNKGCWYGRLGDDMVSFPDGWREVPGWGDPACFGPASMKPDWSDGGRQKLMVGYEEGPWLYKRDGLYYLSYPAGGVPEHMAYSTSPSIHGPWTYRGRIMDEADNSFTIHGGNVDFRGHHYMFYHNGALPNGSGFRRATCVEEFAFGADGSIPFIPFTQEGVAPLQTLDPYQLTQAETMASSWGVKTDREDGARHWVTSIHNGDWIQLRNVDFGAEPATLVSVEMLNYKSEGVIEFYLDAMSGRPVASVTVNNDNMMVKAPVSARARGVHDLYLLFRGGDGELFDLDWWKFNRTVNMPLIQTKYTADPAPYVHDGVVYLYTTHDEDGADGFEMFDWLCYTSTDMVNWTDHGAVASLDDFAWYEGKNGAWAECVVERGGKWYMYCPIHGHGIGVLVSDSPFGPFKDPLGAPLVWQKEHWYDIDPSVFIDDDGQAYMYWGNPNVYWAKLNEDMVSLDGPIHMLDYKIAHYQEGPWFYKRDGHYYLAFASTCCPEGIGYAMADSPEGPWRSMGHIMDRTWRTRGNHPGIIDYKGASYIFGLNYDLMHLETFVHHERRSVSAARMYYEPDGSIRKVPYWLDNVLEQIEPFDPYRRVEAETMAWGYGLKTRKDAERGIVVSDIDAGEHLLVKGVDFGARGARTLTACVQAAQAAGIEVRLDAPDGPLAGTLKVKPGKGWTKQNVRLSGAKGVHDLYFVFTEGGFEWDWWQIK; encoded by the coding sequence ATGAATAGAGTAATCTTGTTGCGTTGTCTGCTCCTTCTGGTTCCTCTGTGCTGCACCGCGCAGAACCCCGTGATCCGGACGTCCTTCACGCCGGATCCGGCTCCGTTCGTCCACGGCGACAAGCTCTATCTGGCCGTCGACCACGACGAGGACGACGCCACGTACTTCAAGATGAAGGACTGGCAGCTCTACAGCACCGAGGACATGGCCAACTGGACCTATCTCGGTACGCCCGTCTCCACGGCCACTTTCCCCTGGGCCTTCCAGGGCGACCGCGCCTGGGCTTCGCAACTCGTGGAGCGCGGCGGCAAGTGGTACTGGTATGTCTGCCTGACCGAAGCCGCCACGCGCGCCGACGCGCTGGCCGTGGCCGTCGCGGACGACCCGCAGGGCCCCTACGTCGACGCGCTCGGCGGCCCGCTCGCGACTGGTTTCGCGTTCATCGACCCGACCGTCTTCGTCGACGACGACGGCTCCGCGTGGCTCTTCTGGGGCAACAAAGGCTGCTGGTACGGCCGCCTGGGCGACGACATGGTGTCCTTCCCGGACGGCTGGCGGGAAGTGCCCGGCTGGGGTGATCCGGCCTGTTTCGGCCCCGCGTCGATGAAACCGGACTGGTCCGACGGCGGCCGACAGAAGCTGATGGTCGGCTATGAGGAGGGTCCCTGGCTCTACAAGCGCGACGGGCTCTACTACCTGTCCTATCCGGCCGGCGGCGTGCCCGAGCACATGGCCTACAGCACCTCGCCGTCCATCCACGGCCCTTGGACCTACCGGGGCCGCATCATGGACGAAGCGGACAACAGCTTCACCATCCACGGCGGCAATGTCGATTTCCGCGGGCATCATTATATGTTCTATCACAACGGCGCCCTGCCCAACGGAAGCGGTTTCCGGCGCGCGACCTGCGTGGAGGAGTTCGCGTTCGGCGCGGACGGCAGCATTCCCTTCATCCCGTTCACGCAGGAGGGCGTGGCGCCGCTGCAGACGCTGGATCCCTACCAGCTGACGCAGGCGGAGACGATGGCCTCCAGCTGGGGCGTCAAGACCGACCGCGAGGACGGCGCCCGCCACTGGGTGACGTCCATCCACAACGGCGACTGGATCCAGCTGCGCAACGTGGATTTCGGCGCGGAGCCGGCCACGCTGGTGAGCGTGGAAATGCTGAACTACAAGTCGGAAGGCGTGATCGAGTTCTACCTGGACGCGATGTCCGGGCGGCCGGTCGCTTCCGTTACGGTCAACAATGACAACATGATGGTCAAGGCGCCGGTCAGCGCCCGCGCCCGCGGCGTGCACGATCTCTACCTGCTCTTCCGGGGCGGGGACGGGGAGCTCTTCGACCTGGACTGGTGGAAGTTCAACCGCACGGTCAACATGCCGCTCATCCAGACCAAATACACGGCCGATCCGGCTCCGTATGTGCACGACGGCGTGGTGTATCTCTATACGACCCACGATGAGGACGGCGCGGACGGCTTCGAGATGTTCGACTGGCTGTGCTACACCTCCACGGACATGGTCAACTGGACCGACCACGGCGCGGTGGCCTCGCTGGACGATTTCGCCTGGTATGAGGGCAAGAACGGCGCCTGGGCCGAGTGTGTGGTGGAGCGTGGCGGCAAGTGGTATATGTACTGCCCGATCCACGGCCACGGCATCGGCGTGCTGGTGTCCGATTCGCCCTTCGGGCCCTTCAAAGACCCGCTAGGCGCGCCGCTGGTGTGGCAGAAGGAGCACTGGTACGACATCGACCCGTCGGTGTTCATCGACGACGACGGGCAGGCCTATATGTACTGGGGCAACCCGAACGTCTACTGGGCGAAGCTCAATGAGGACATGGTCTCGCTCGACGGCCCGATCCATATGCTGGACTACAAGATCGCGCACTACCAGGAAGGTCCCTGGTTCTACAAGCGCGACGGGCATTATTACCTCGCTTTCGCGTCCACCTGCTGCCCGGAGGGCATCGGCTACGCGATGGCGGACAGCCCCGAGGGCCCCTGGCGCTCGATGGGCCATATCATGGACCGCACCTGGCGCACGCGGGGCAACCATCCCGGCATCATCGACTACAAGGGTGCGTCCTATATCTTCGGTCTCAACTACGACCTGATGCACCTGGAGACATTCGTGCACCATGAGCGCCGGAGCGTGTCCGCGGCGCGGATGTACTACGAGCCGGACGGCTCCATCCGCAAGGTCCCGTACTGGCTGGACAACGTCCTGGAGCAGATCGAGCCTTTCGACCCGTATCGCCGCGTCGAGGCGGAGACGATGGCCTGGGGCTACGGCCTCAAGACCCGCAAGGACGCGGAGCGCGGCATCGTGGTCAGTGACATCGACGCGGGCGAGCACCTGCTCGTCAAGGGCGTCGATTTCGGGGCGCGGGGCGCCCGGACGCTGACGGCCTGCGTGCAGGCTGCGCAGGCGGCCGGGATCGAGGTGCGCCTGGATGCGCCGGACGGTCCGCTGGCCGGCACGCTCAAAGTGAAGCCCGGCAAGGGCTGGACGAAGCAGAATGTCCGCCTGAGCGGCGCCAAGGGAGTGCACGACCTGTATTTCGTGTTCACGGAAGGCGGCTTCGAGTGGGACTGGTGGCAGATCAAGTAA
- a CDS encoding Alpha-L-arabinofuranosidase: MHKHHFIACLAALCLSTCGLFLHAQEPVRLDIDSRHVQGQIDPLIYGQLFEHIYFSANNGVWQEIIYGRSFEPEHYPGIPPRDGYFDGWFADAEGVLHSPTRYEQPIPLTTVDTDSYDLEMDVAWRAYRLPNRRWSGGLLDLRFAFKDQENGEPYFLRLYDPAFEGQRFNLAQTAAQVEADNQAKALAQAQKKASSAEFSIATRVEKEVTFFGNTRKVTALEPLATAAAQEAQTDQSAWHHLKISCRKQKVAVWWDGVKVLNTKLPTGRKSNTLTLWENYTEARFRNITVRDARGKQTFFEGLPEAVAIPDVAPEWTAFGEGRFKLVKGDAVNMDYAQQITTQGLSGLQQGPQAVRPGDAFVGSVYAKGDGRARLTVGLRRDDQWVARQELGTPSSDWKCYEFTLDAGDYEGDADFAIAASDGTLLIDQASMGTRSGQALGGFRPDIFEAVKTLHPTCLRWPGGGYAAQYDWRWGIGPQKDRKRWDHWMWMDYDQNCFGTDEFIQFCRAIGSEPVIVVSVGFERPESEYDQILQNAVDWLRYCNEPATGEWGAVRAANGHPEPYNVKYWEIDNEMWEMGIERYERCVRDYSAALRAVDPDIKIIACGGFPEDEAFLKRSGACFDYLSLHHYEQAGGYATGPGRLAEQYKKYAEMIAACPNPDIKLFISEWNLNSTDWRTGLFAGGFLNVCEQLDVVAMGAAALFIRRTDAPDWNNAFINFDYKDLFVAPNYQVTDLWYDHFAPNRLAVSGDAKELSVSASRANDSGIVTVKVVNPTDKPYSLTLAPDWNSVATADYDYIAPGSLDAANDMAHKQAVQHQRKALQPEGKTVTFTVEPLSAGVVTLSRKVWADMEFYGHVYVDLEVKGNEAHFVLDTGAPDSFPDSTFVARDGLKYEHTYFTRWGGAGDGMVTVTVINHEFTYSMGGKEYQTVISPIVDLKAILGDHADGLVGLNEVGDAAIAIDFQNRKVGFWDKVEAEDIEGFTAIPVEYKNMRILLPVRARIRDGITVEGKVLMDLGSPHSLSLTRVTSEKYGLAAVQPFLATASLVGGIGGGSSSHNFRALGLDLGPFSFDDVVMTYSLNKKGALAYGEWIGLLGNDIWGRFDLIIDASHGKLYLRPNAYYDKPFSAPTRGFSATYRSQTLGYWPVNSLYEGSNAQKAGLRRGDRIVAVNGRDVKTYSHEAYRTWSDGLQSVTLTVLRDGQELEISFDFDEPKI; the protein is encoded by the coding sequence ATGCACAAACACCACTTCATTGCTTGTCTTGCAGCTCTCTGTCTCTCCACCTGTGGCTTATTCCTCCACGCCCAGGAACCCGTCCGGCTGGACATCGATTCCCGCCACGTCCAGGGACAGATCGACCCGCTCATCTACGGGCAGCTTTTCGAACACATCTATTTCTCCGCCAACAACGGCGTGTGGCAGGAGATCATCTACGGCCGCTCCTTCGAGCCCGAGCATTATCCCGGCATCCCGCCGCGCGACGGCTACTTCGACGGCTGGTTCGCCGACGCGGAGGGCGTCCTGCATTCCCCCACCCGCTACGAGCAGCCCATCCCGCTGACCACGGTCGACACCGACAGCTACGACCTCGAGATGGATGTGGCCTGGCGCGCCTACCGCCTGCCCAACCGGCGCTGGAGCGGCGGCCTGCTGGACCTGCGCTTCGCGTTCAAGGACCAGGAGAACGGCGAGCCGTATTTCCTGCGCCTCTATGATCCCGCCTTCGAGGGCCAGCGCTTCAACCTGGCGCAGACGGCCGCGCAGGTCGAGGCCGACAACCAGGCCAAGGCCCTCGCCCAAGCCCAGAAGAAGGCCTCGAGCGCCGAGTTCTCCATCGCCACGCGCGTAGAGAAGGAAGTCACCTTCTTCGGCAACACCCGCAAGGTCACGGCGCTGGAGCCGCTCGCCACGGCTGCGGCCCAGGAGGCACAGACCGACCAGTCCGCCTGGCACCACCTCAAGATCAGCTGCCGCAAGCAGAAGGTGGCAGTGTGGTGGGACGGCGTCAAGGTCCTGAACACCAAGCTCCCCACCGGCCGCAAGAGCAATACGCTCACCCTCTGGGAGAATTATACCGAAGCCCGCTTCCGCAACATCACCGTCCGCGACGCCAGGGGCAAACAGACCTTCTTCGAAGGCCTGCCCGAGGCTGTCGCCATCCCCGACGTGGCGCCCGAATGGACCGCCTTCGGCGAAGGCCGCTTCAAGCTCGTCAAGGGCGACGCCGTCAATATGGACTATGCCCAGCAGATCACGACGCAGGGTCTCTCCGGCCTGCAGCAGGGCCCGCAGGCCGTGCGCCCGGGCGACGCCTTCGTAGGCTCCGTCTACGCCAAGGGCGACGGGCGGGCCCGGCTGACCGTCGGCCTGCGCCGGGACGACCAGTGGGTCGCCCGGCAGGAACTCGGCACCCCGTCCTCCGACTGGAAATGCTATGAATTCACCCTCGACGCCGGGGACTACGAAGGCGATGCGGACTTCGCCATCGCCGCCTCCGACGGCACGCTCCTGATCGACCAGGCCTCGATGGGCACCCGTTCCGGACAGGCCCTCGGCGGCTTCCGGCCCGACATTTTCGAGGCCGTCAAGACCCTGCACCCGACCTGCCTGCGCTGGCCGGGCGGCGGCTATGCCGCGCAATACGACTGGCGCTGGGGCATCGGCCCGCAGAAGGACCGCAAGCGCTGGGACCACTGGATGTGGATGGACTACGACCAGAACTGCTTCGGCACCGATGAATTCATCCAGTTCTGCCGTGCAATCGGCTCCGAACCCGTCATCGTGGTGAGCGTGGGTTTCGAGCGGCCCGAATCCGAATACGACCAGATCCTGCAGAACGCCGTGGACTGGCTGCGCTACTGCAATGAGCCCGCCACGGGCGAGTGGGGCGCCGTGCGCGCCGCCAACGGCCATCCTGAGCCCTACAACGTCAAATACTGGGAGATCGACAACGAGATGTGGGAGATGGGCATCGAGCGCTACGAGCGCTGCGTACGCGACTACTCCGCAGCGTTGCGCGCCGTCGATCCCGACATCAAGATCATCGCCTGCGGCGGTTTCCCGGAGGACGAAGCCTTCCTGAAGCGCTCCGGCGCCTGTTTCGACTACCTCAGCCTGCACCACTACGAGCAGGCGGGCGGCTACGCCACGGGCCCCGGCCGCCTCGCTGAGCAATATAAGAAGTACGCGGAGATGATTGCCGCCTGCCCCAATCCCGACATCAAGCTGTTCATCTCCGAATGGAACCTCAACAGCACCGACTGGCGCACGGGCCTGTTCGCCGGCGGCTTCCTCAACGTCTGCGAGCAGCTGGACGTAGTGGCGATGGGCGCCGCCGCGCTCTTCATCCGGCGCACCGACGCGCCCGACTGGAACAACGCCTTCATCAACTTCGACTACAAGGACCTCTTCGTCGCCCCCAACTACCAGGTCACGGATCTTTGGTACGACCACTTCGCCCCGAACCGGCTTGCCGTTTCCGGCGACGCCAAAGAGCTGAGCGTCAGCGCTTCCCGCGCCAACGACAGCGGCATCGTGACCGTAAAGGTCGTCAACCCGACCGACAAGCCCTACAGCCTTACGCTCGCGCCGGACTGGAATTCCGTCGCCACGGCCGACTACGACTACATCGCGCCGGGCTCGCTCGACGCCGCCAACGACATGGCGCACAAACAGGCCGTCCAGCACCAACGCAAGGCCCTGCAGCCCGAGGGCAAGACCGTCACCTTCACCGTCGAGCCCCTCTCCGCCGGCGTCGTCACGCTCAGCCGGAAGGTTTGGGCCGACATGGAGTTCTACGGCCACGTCTACGTGGATTTGGAGGTCAAAGGGAACGAAGCGCACTTCGTCCTGGATACGGGCGCACCCGACTCGTTCCCGGACAGCACCTTCGTCGCCCGAGACGGCCTCAAGTACGAACACACATACTTCACCAGGTGGGGCGGCGCCGGAGACGGCATGGTGACGGTGACGGTCATCAACCATGAATTCACCTATTCGATGGGCGGCAAGGAATACCAGACCGTCATCTCCCCCATCGTCGACCTCAAGGCAATCCTGGGAGACCATGCCGACGGCCTGGTCGGCCTGAACGAGGTCGGCGACGCGGCCATTGCCATCGACTTCCAGAATAGAAAGGTCGGCTTCTGGGACAAGGTGGAAGCGGAGGACATAGAAGGATTCACGGCCATTCCGGTCGAGTATAAGAACATGCGGATCCTGCTGCCGGTCCGCGCACGGATCCGCGACGGGATCACCGTCGAAGGCAAGGTCCTGATGGATCTGGGCAGCCCCCATTCGCTTTCCCTGACGCGCGTCACCAGCGAAAAATATGGTCTGGCAGCCGTCCAGCCCTTCCTGGCCACCGCCTCGCTCGTCGGCGGCATCGGCGGCGGATCAAGCAGCCACAACTTCCGGGCGCTCGGCCTGGACCTCGGCCCGTTCTCGTTCGACGACGTCGTCATGACGTACAGCCTCAACAAAAAAGGAGCGCTGGCATATGGAGAATGGATCGGCCTCCTGGGCAATGATATCTGGGGCCGGTTCGACTTGATCATCGACGCATCCCACGGCAAGCTCTACCTGCGGCCCAACGCCTACTATGACAAACCGTTCTCGGCCCCCACCCGGGGGTTCAGCGCGACTTATCGTTCGCAGACGCTCGGCTATTGGCCGGTCAACTCCCTCTACGAGGGCTCCAACGCCCAGAAGGCCGGCCTGCGGCGCGGCGACCGCATCGTCGCCGTCAACGGCCGCGACGTCAAGACCTACAGCCACGAGGCCTACCGGACCTGGTCCGACGGCCTGCAGTCCGTCACCCTCACGGTCCTGCGCGACGGCCAGGAACTGGAAATCTCCTTCGATTTCGACGAGCCGAAAATCTAA
- a CDS encoding Aspartyl protease produces MRKHFLIAILASLSFFASAQEPSKYFPMDFYRHLYLNVTVEGREAHFALDTGAPYSIPDSTFVAREGLQYKNVFKARMGGTGNGKATVRVINNEFTYSMGGRQYKSKISPVVQLKEILGDYADGLVGLSEVGDAAIAIDYVNGRIGFWDKVEAKDVEGYTAIPVEYKDNRILLPIRVQVRDGITVEGKAIMDLGNPYSIDFTRAAADKFGLLAVKPVLTSSMAAGGIGGGSSSGDFRAQRAEIGPFALDAPIVAYSFNTEGALADGKWIALLGNEIWSRFDMVIDAAHGKLYLRPNATFADPFDCPVKGFSATYRTQTLGCWTVNSLYDGSNAQKAGLRGGDRIVAVNGRDVKTYSHEAYRTWSDGLQSVTLTVLRDGQEQEISFDFDEPKL; encoded by the coding sequence ATGCGCAAACACTTCCTCATCGCCATTCTGGCTTCCCTCAGCTTTTTCGCTTCCGCCCAGGAACCCTCAAAATACTTCCCGATGGATTTCTACCGCCACCTCTACCTCAACGTGACGGTCGAAGGCCGGGAAGCGCACTTCGCCCTGGACACGGGCGCCCCTTATTCGATCCCCGACAGCACCTTCGTGGCCCGGGAGGGCCTCCAATACAAGAATGTATTCAAGGCCCGGATGGGCGGCACCGGCAACGGCAAGGCCACGGTTCGCGTGATCAACAACGAATTCACCTATTCGATGGGCGGCAGGCAGTATAAGAGCAAGATATCCCCCGTCGTCCAGCTGAAAGAGATCCTCGGCGACTACGCCGACGGCCTGGTCGGCCTCTCCGAGGTCGGCGACGCCGCCATCGCCATCGACTACGTGAACGGCCGGATCGGCTTCTGGGACAAGGTCGAGGCAAAAGACGTGGAAGGTTACACGGCCATCCCGGTCGAATACAAGGACAACCGGATCCTGCTGCCGATCCGCGTGCAGGTCCGCGACGGGATCACCGTCGAGGGCAAGGCCATCATGGACCTGGGCAATCCCTATTCGATCGATTTCACGCGCGCCGCAGCTGACAAGTTTGGCCTCCTGGCTGTCAAGCCCGTCCTGACGTCCTCGATGGCCGCCGGCGGCATCGGAGGAGGCAGCAGCAGCGGTGATTTCCGCGCGCAGCGCGCGGAGATCGGCCCGTTCGCGCTGGACGCTCCCATCGTGGCATACAGCTTCAACACCGAGGGCGCCCTTGCCGACGGCAAATGGATCGCGCTGCTGGGCAACGAGATCTGGAGCCGCTTCGACATGGTCATCGACGCGGCCCACGGCAAGCTCTACCTGCGGCCCAACGCCACCTTCGCCGATCCTTTCGACTGTCCCGTCAAAGGTTTCAGCGCCACCTACCGCACGCAGACGCTCGGCTGCTGGACGGTCAACAGCCTCTACGACGGCTCCAACGCCCAGAAGGCCGGCCTGCGGGGCGGCGACCGCATCGTCGCCGTCAACGGCCGCGACGTCAAGACCTACAGCCACGAGGCCTACCGGACCTGGTCCGACGGCCTGCAGTCCGTCACCCTCACGGTCCTGCGCGACGGCCAGGAACAGGAAATCTCCTTCGATTTCGACGAGCCGAAACTCTAA
- a CDS encoding ATP phosphoribosyltransferase (homohexameric): protein MLRLAIQSKGRLNEESTALLREIGIDVDDSRRKFLAQAANFPLELLYMRDDDIPQVVSNGTASLGIVGLNEVAERGFDVQVVEKLGFGACRISLAVPKTVDYDGPQWFNGKRIATSYPNILRKWLQEQGIEAEIEVITGSVEIAPAADIADAIFDIVSSGGTLVSNGLREVEKIFWSEAVLISSGKLSDEEQKVLDEMLFRFESAKVSRHKKYILMNLPQASVEEATRILPAMRSPTVMPLAAEGWCSMHSVVDEADLWEKIQQLKAIGAEGILVLNIDKIIP, encoded by the coding sequence ATGCTCAGATTAGCCATTCAGTCCAAGGGCCGCCTCAACGAAGAGAGCACCGCCCTGCTGCGCGAGATCGGCATCGACGTCGATGACTCCCGCCGCAAATTCCTCGCCCAGGCCGCCAATTTCCCCCTGGAGCTCCTCTACATGCGCGACGACGACATCCCGCAGGTCGTCTCCAACGGCACCGCTTCCCTCGGCATCGTGGGGCTCAACGAAGTCGCGGAGCGCGGCTTCGACGTGCAAGTCGTGGAGAAGCTCGGCTTCGGCGCCTGCCGCATTTCGCTCGCCGTGCCCAAGACGGTGGACTACGACGGTCCGCAGTGGTTCAACGGCAAGCGCATCGCCACCTCCTACCCCAACATCCTGCGCAAATGGCTGCAGGAGCAGGGCATCGAGGCCGAGATCGAAGTGATCACCGGCTCCGTGGAGATCGCCCCGGCCGCCGACATCGCCGACGCCATCTTCGACATCGTCTCCTCCGGCGGCACCCTCGTCAGCAACGGCCTCCGCGAGGTGGAGAAGATCTTCTGGTCCGAGGCCGTGCTCATCTCTTCCGGCAAGCTCAGCGACGAGGAGCAGAAGGTGCTCGACGAGATGCTGTTCCGCTTCGAGTCCGCCAAGGTCAGCCGCCACAAGAAGTATATCCTGATGAATCTTCCGCAGGCTTCCGTCGAAGAGGCGACGCGCATCCTTCCGGCCATGCGCAGCCCGACCGTGATGCCGCTCGCCGCCGAGGGCTGGTGCTCGATGCACTCCGTGGTGGACGAAGCGGATCTCTGGGAGAAGATCCAGCAGCTCAAGGCCATCGGCGCCGAGGGCATCCTCGTTCTGAATATCGACAAAATCATCCCGTAA
- a CDS encoding histidinol dehydrogenase — protein sequence METFLNPSRERWADLCRRPSSANPVVRERVEAILQRVREQGDEALRQLSLEIDRRPLEQIEVSPEEILEAEVRVSPAVKRAVAAAEANIRAFHEAQRPREISVDTAPGVRCIQRPVPIEKVGLYIPGGTAPLFSTVLMLAVPASIAGCAEVVLCTPTGADGKVSPEVLYTAAYCGVRRIFKLGGAQAVAAMAYGTQSVPKVDKIFGPGNQYVTTAKQLLSAGTVAIDMPAGPSEVMVVADGSAPAAFAAADLLSQAEHGADSQVMLVTPDEATAAAVQAEVARQMATLPRAAYVQQALDKSRAVVFPDVQDRVDFANAYAPEHLILAVQDPWGFAARITAAGSVFVGAWTPESAGDYASGTNHTLPTCGWARSFSGVNLDSFYRKMTLQELTPEGLKGLADTIVTMAEAEGLQAHADAVNIRLRHE from the coding sequence ATGGAGACCTTTCTGAATCCGTCCCGCGAGCGCTGGGCCGACCTCTGCCGGCGCCCTTCCAGCGCCAATCCGGTGGTCCGCGAGCGGGTGGAAGCCATCCTGCAGCGCGTGCGCGAGCAGGGCGACGAAGCGCTCCGCCAGCTGTCGCTGGAGATCGACCGCCGGCCGCTGGAGCAGATTGAAGTGAGCCCCGAGGAGATCCTCGAGGCGGAGGTGCGCGTCAGCCCGGCCGTCAAGCGCGCCGTGGCCGCCGCCGAAGCCAATATCCGCGCCTTCCACGAGGCCCAGCGTCCGCGCGAGATCAGCGTGGACACGGCCCCGGGCGTGCGCTGCATCCAGCGCCCCGTACCGATCGAGAAGGTCGGCCTGTATATTCCGGGCGGCACCGCCCCGCTCTTCTCCACCGTGCTGATGCTCGCCGTGCCGGCGTCCATCGCCGGCTGCGCCGAGGTGGTGCTCTGCACCCCCACGGGCGCGGACGGCAAGGTCAGCCCGGAGGTGCTCTACACCGCGGCCTACTGCGGCGTGCGGCGCATCTTCAAGCTGGGCGGCGCGCAGGCCGTGGCCGCCATGGCCTACGGCACGCAGAGCGTCCCCAAGGTGGACAAGATCTTCGGTCCCGGCAACCAATACGTCACCACGGCCAAGCAGCTGCTTTCGGCCGGCACCGTCGCCATCGACATGCCCGCAGGGCCGTCGGAGGTGATGGTCGTCGCCGACGGCTCCGCACCGGCCGCGTTCGCCGCGGCGGACCTGCTCTCGCAGGCCGAGCACGGCGCCGACAGCCAGGTGATGCTCGTCACGCCCGACGAGGCCACGGCGGCGGCCGTCCAGGCCGAGGTGGCCCGCCAGATGGCGACCCTCCCCCGCGCCGCCTATGTGCAGCAGGCGCTGGACAAGAGCCGCGCCGTCGTGTTCCCGGACGTGCAGGACCGCGTGGACTTCGCCAACGCCTATGCCCCCGAACACCTCATCCTCGCCGTCCAGGATCCCTGGGGCTTCGCGGCCCGGATCACGGCGGCGGGCAGCGTGTTCGTAGGTGCCTGGACGCCCGAGAGCGCCGGCGACTACGCCTCCGGCACCAACCACACCCTGCCCACCTGCGGCTGGGCCCGCTCCTTCAGCGGGGTCAACCTCGACAGTTTCTACCGCAAGATGACCCTGCAGGAACTCACCCCCGAGGGCCTGAAAGGACTTGCGGACACCATCGTCACCATGGCGGAAGCCGAAGGCCTCCAGGCCCACGCCGACGCCGTCAATATCCGTCTGCGCCATGAATAA
- a CDS encoding histidinol phosphate aminotransferase apoenzyme gives MNKIEALVRPNIRALCPYSTARDEYQGKLGIFLDANESPYPTGYNRYPDPRQKALKEQLGAIKGLPADRIFLGNGSDEAIDLMFRVFCVPGVDNAVAISPSYGMYAVAADINDVQVRNVPLGPEFSLPTQELLDACDEHTKLLFACSPNNPSGNAFEPAELEDLIRRFPGIVVLDEAYADFSDKGSLRGRLDEFPNLVILQTLSKAYGLAGLRLGMAFSNPYIIRLMSMVKYPYNINQATQELVSRALAQPIGDNVATIVAQRARVAAALPAFSCVRRVYPSDANFLLVQVDDADRLYAHLIADGIIVRNRTRVPLCAGCLRITIGLPSENDRLLKSFEAYEKGDIHR, from the coding sequence ATGAATAAGATCGAAGCATTGGTCCGGCCCAACATCCGGGCCCTATGTCCCTACAGCACGGCGCGCGACGAATACCAGGGCAAGCTCGGCATCTTCCTGGATGCCAACGAGAGCCCCTACCCGACCGGCTACAACCGCTACCCCGACCCGCGCCAGAAGGCGCTCAAGGAGCAGCTCGGCGCCATCAAGGGCCTGCCCGCGGACCGCATCTTCCTGGGCAACGGCAGCGACGAGGCCATCGACCTGATGTTCCGCGTCTTCTGCGTGCCGGGTGTGGACAACGCCGTGGCCATCAGTCCCAGCTATGGCATGTACGCCGTGGCCGCCGACATCAACGACGTCCAGGTGCGCAACGTCCCCCTCGGGCCGGAGTTCTCGCTCCCCACGCAGGAGCTGCTGGACGCGTGCGACGAGCACACCAAGCTCCTGTTCGCCTGCAGCCCCAACAACCCTTCGGGCAACGCCTTCGAGCCGGCGGAGCTGGAAGACCTCATCCGCCGCTTCCCGGGCATCGTGGTCCTGGACGAGGCGTATGCCGACTTCAGCGACAAGGGCTCGCTGCGCGGCCGGCTGGACGAATTCCCCAACCTGGTGATCCTGCAGACCCTCTCCAAGGCCTACGGCCTGGCCGGCCTGCGCCTCGGGATGGCCTTCTCCAACCCCTACATCATCCGGCTGATGTCGATGGTCAAGTACCCCTACAACATCAACCAGGCCACGCAGGAGCTGGTGTCGCGGGCGCTGGCGCAGCCGATCGGCGACAACGTCGCCACGATCGTAGCGCAGCGCGCCCGCGTGGCCGCCGCCCTCCCTGCCTTCTCCTGCGTCAGGCGGGTCTACCCGAGCGACGCCAATTTCCTGCTGGTGCAGGTGGACGACGCCGACCGGCTCTACGCGCACCTCATCGCCGACGGCATCATCGTCCGCAACCGTACGCGGGTGCCGCTCTGCGCGGGCTGCCTGCGCATCACCATCGGACTTCCGTCCGAAAACGACAGACTGCTCAAATCTTTCGAAGCATATGAAAAAGGCGATATTCATCGATAG